The following is a genomic window from Salinibacterium sp. UTAS2018.
CTCCCAGGCACGAGCGACACCGTGATAGTACGGGTCAGTCTTGCCCTGCTCCACGAGCTGTTCGGCGAGAACGTCGATAACCGGGCCGTTCTCGGCGTGCATCATCGTCATGAGACCGGTGTCGCGTGACACCTGCATGGCCTTGAGAATCTGCGCGTCATCCGAATAGAAAACGCCCGGGTACGCCATGAACATCTTGAAGCTCGAGATTCCTTCGTCGGGCAGCTTGGCCATGGCCTTGAGCGACTCGGGCGTGACGTCGCCGACGATCTGGTGAAAGCCGTAGTCGATCGCGCAGTTGCCGCCAGCCTTGCCGTGCCACGCAGCGAGAGAATCCTCAATGCGCTCGCCAAAGGTCTGCACCGCAAAGTCGATGATCGAGGTCGTGCCGCCCCACGCCGCAGCGCGAGTGCCCGTCTCGAAGGTATCGATTGCCGCGGTGCCGCCGAAGGGCAGCTCCATGTGCGTGTGCGCGTCGATGCCGCCGGGAATGACGTACTTTCCCGTGGCATCAATAACGGTGTCGACGGATGCCGCAACATCCGTTCCAAACAGGGTGCTGCCTGGTGACAGCACTGCCTTGATTACTTCGCCGTCGATCAGGACGTCAGCGGGGGCGCGCCCCGTTGAACTGACGACCGTACCGCCGGAAATGAGAGTGGTGGCCATGATTCGCTCCTCTGCGATGTCGTGTGCCTACTGTTCCCCAGGCGCCAAGACAACCTAGGGCTGACGTGGTGGCTTACTTAGGGATCGACAGGTAGGCGTCGGGGCGACGGTCGCGGTAGAACTGCCAGTCATCGCGCATCTCCTGCACGAGGTCCATGTCGAGGTCACGAATCATGATCTCTTCATCGGTGCCCGAGCCACGCTCGCCGACGAAGTTTCCGCGGGGGTCGATGACCTGGCTGGTGCCGTAGAAGTCAACGGCTTCGTCGCCGTACTCGTTGTCTTCGAGGCCGACACGGTTGGGCTGGAGAACGAAGTAGCCGTTGGCCACTGCTGCTGCGGGGCCTTCGACCTCCCAGAGACGGTTGGAAAGTCCGGGCTTAGTGGCGTTCGGGTTGAACACGATCTCGGCACCGTTGAGGCCGAGCTCACGCCATCCCTCGGGGAAGTGGCGGTCGTAACAAATGTGAACGCCGACCTTGCCGACGGCGGTGTTGAACATCGGGAAGCCCAAGTTGCCGGGGGTGAAGTAGAACTTCTCCCAGAACTTGTCGAGGTGCGGGATGTGGTGCTTGCGGTACGAACCGAGGTTGGTGCCGTCCGAGTCGACGACAACGGCGGTGTTGTAATAAACACCGGTCATCGCTTCTTCGTAGATCGGCAGAATCATGACCATGTCGAGCTCTTTAGCCAGGGCCTGGAACCGCGTGACGATCGGGCCATCAACCGGCTCGGCGTAGCGGTAATACTTCTTGTCCTGGGTGATCCCGAAATACGGGCCGTAGAAGAGCTCTTGGAAGCAGATGATCTGAGCGCCTTG
Proteins encoded in this region:
- a CDS encoding nitrilase-related carbon-nitrogen hydrolase; amino-acid sequence: MTTVRAAITQTTWTGDKESMLDKHEQFARDAKAQGAQIICFQELFYGPYFGITQDKKYYRYAEPVDGPIVTRFQALAKELDMVMILPIYEEAMTGVYYNTAVVVDSDGTNLGSYRKHHIPHLDKFWEKFYFTPGNLGFPMFNTAVGKVGVHICYDRHFPEGWRELGLNGAEIVFNPNATKPGLSNRLWEVEGPAAAVANGYFVLQPNRVGLEDNEYGDEAVDFYGTSQVIDPRGNFVGERGSGTDEEIMIRDLDMDLVQEMRDDWQFYRDRRPDAYLSIPK